In one Methanofollis sp. genomic region, the following are encoded:
- a CDS encoding DNA repair exonuclease, with amino-acid sequence MTKSRKKSSDTLTFIHTADLHLGSPLAGIRAMDEHMAERLVQASYRAFDQIVDLALREEVDFLLIAGDLYDSQRQQIYDQLTLLHALERLNGHNIPVYIACGNHDPQSAWSQSIQWPENVHILADYRPEVVFFEKNGVRKAAIVGMSYPRSSVWENLAATFPEKETD; translated from the coding sequence ATGACAAAATCCCGAAAAAAATCTTCAGACACTCTAACCTTCATCCACACCGCCGACCTCCACCTCGGCAGCCCCCTCGCCGGTATCAGGGCAATGGACGAGCATATGGCTGAAAGACTGGTCCAGGCATCGTACCGCGCCTTCGACCAGATCGTTGACCTGGCCCTCAGGGAGGAGGTCGACTTTCTCCTGATCGCAGGCGACCTCTACGACAGCCAGAGGCAGCAGATCTACGACCAGCTCACACTCCTCCACGCCCTTGAGAGACTTAATGGCCACAATATCCCGGTCTACATCGCCTGCGGTAACCACGACCCCCAGAGCGCCTGGTCGCAGTCCATCCAGTGGCCGGAGAACGTCCATATTCTGGCAGATTACAGACCGGAAGTTGTCTTCTTTGAGAAAAATGGGGTAAGAAAGGCGGCCATCGTCGGGATGAGTTATCCCCGCTCATCAGTCTGGGAGAACCTCGCCGCGACGTTCCCGGAGAAAGAGACTGACT